One segment of Rubripirellula amarantea DNA contains the following:
- a CDS encoding prephenate dehydrogenase, which yields MNKPHDDQQWPQRITIAGVGLLGGSVALAIRRARPSIHITGVVRDLTKGEQWIQAGILDVATDSLKEACRDCDCVVVATPVDRLAQIVIASAQASPEACLITDVGSTKREIVAAVGKVPTAAKKFVAAHPIAGSEKSGAEHSTASLFDQKTIVITPSEANDEEFLRRASEFWTLTGGRILTMSPDEHDVHLASVSHVPHLLSALVAKMVEGPAQELVGSGWQDITRVAAGDPEMWTAICAANRVAIIRELDRYITEASELREIIESAADDALQTWLTKAKNAKEQSRELR from the coding sequence ATGAACAAGCCGCACGACGATCAGCAGTGGCCGCAACGAATCACCATTGCCGGTGTCGGATTGCTTGGCGGCAGTGTTGCGTTGGCAATCCGGCGGGCGCGACCGTCCATTCATATCACCGGCGTGGTTCGCGATCTGACCAAGGGCGAACAATGGATCCAGGCGGGGATCCTAGACGTGGCTACGGACTCGCTTAAGGAAGCATGTCGCGATTGCGATTGTGTGGTCGTGGCAACGCCAGTGGATCGGCTGGCTCAGATCGTGATCGCGTCAGCCCAGGCTTCCCCCGAAGCTTGTTTGATAACCGATGTCGGCAGCACGAAGCGTGAGATCGTCGCGGCGGTTGGCAAAGTGCCCACGGCGGCCAAAAAATTTGTCGCTGCGCACCCCATTGCGGGCAGCGAAAAGTCGGGGGCAGAACATTCAACTGCCTCATTATTTGACCAAAAAACCATTGTCATTACGCCCAGCGAAGCCAATGACGAGGAATTCCTCCGACGGGCAAGCGAGTTTTGGACGCTCACCGGCGGCAGAATCCTGACGATGAGCCCCGACGAGCATGATGTCCACTTGGCATCGGTCAGTCATGTGCCACACTTGTTGTCTGCTTTGGTTGCCAAAATGGTCGAGGGTCCTGCCCAAGAACTGGTTGGTAGCGGGTGGCAAGACATCACGCGAGTGGCGGCGGGCGATCCAGAAATGTGGACCGCGATTTGCGCAGCCAATCGAGTTGCGATCATTCGCGAGTTGGACCGATACATCACGGAAGCCAGCGAACTTCGCGAGATCATCGAGTCTGCCGCCGACGATGCCTTGCAAACATGGTTGACCAAAGCAAAAAACGCAAAGGAACAATCACGCGAACTCAGGTGA
- a CDS encoding DUF1853 family protein yields MQSSQHVRDLTWAINSRSLINTDSSVVENRIPSIDPDTVDPYTVDAGHLSAFLADKPMRRVGRYFELLILYWLQHIRCVDVVEESLQVREGNRTLGEIDFLFRDEEGCLTHWEVAIKYYLYHADDLGMGCHYIGPNAADTFDRKMKRLFEHQLPRSEVYFPEVQRREAFVKGRIFYQPAQPRPLAIPQLLSPDHHQGAWVYLSQLSTLPPLKDERFKVLRKPYWLSDETAAIKTVVDGDDRLLCRDGLRTVVAEQYASHVRPVLISQLQPDGQHFVESTRIFVMPDRQ; encoded by the coding sequence ATGCAATCTTCTCAACATGTTCGAGACCTAACCTGGGCCATCAATAGTCGGTCACTGATCAACACTGACTCAAGCGTTGTTGAAAATCGGATACCGAGCATCGACCCGGATACCGTCGACCCGTACACCGTCGACGCGGGACACCTGTCGGCCTTTTTAGCGGACAAGCCGATGCGACGCGTCGGGCGATACTTCGAGCTGTTGATTTTGTATTGGCTTCAACACATCCGCTGTGTTGATGTGGTTGAAGAGTCGTTGCAAGTGCGCGAGGGGAATCGCACGCTTGGTGAGATTGATTTTCTATTCCGAGATGAAGAAGGGTGTCTGACTCATTGGGAAGTCGCCATCAAATACTATCTCTACCATGCGGATGATCTTGGCATGGGCTGCCATTACATCGGCCCTAATGCTGCCGATACTTTCGACCGCAAGATGAAACGCTTGTTTGAACATCAGTTGCCGCGCAGCGAGGTATACTTCCCGGAAGTTCAGCGGCGAGAAGCCTTCGTGAAAGGGAGAATTTTCTATCAGCCTGCCCAACCGCGTCCCCTAGCGATCCCGCAATTGTTGTCGCCGGACCATCATCAGGGTGCCTGGGTTTATTTATCGCAGCTCAGTACGCTTCCACCACTCAAAGACGAGCGTTTTAAAGTTCTCCGCAAGCCGTATTGGCTTTCTGATGAAACTGCTGCGATTAAAACCGTAGTGGATGGCGATGATCGCCTGCTTTGCCGAGACGGATTGCGAACTGTGGTTGCGGAACAGTATGCCAGTCACGTTCGTCCCGTTCTGATCAGCCAGCTTCAACCAGACGGGCAACACTTTGTGGAATCAACTCGCATTTTCGTCATGCCCGATCGGCAATAG
- the rnc gene encoding ribonuclease III, which produces MSKEDVIRLVDAKDGADGSDQESKLLRCQEIIEYQFKDVSYLLSALTHASGATHRLASNERLEFLGDSVLGLTVCQWLYEDYPEYNEGDLTKIKSAVVSRRACGKVACQLGLDECLIVGRGVTRNRSYPRSLVSDVFESVVAAIYLDGGIVVVRDRLKKWLAGEVKRAVEGQGANNYKSSLQQYAQRELSSTPVYRLVRESGPDHRKSFLIAAVIADRQFTAAWGSNKKDAEQNAASNAMAELNGLPLPYPEST; this is translated from the coding sequence GTGTCAAAAGAAGACGTCATTCGATTGGTTGATGCCAAAGATGGCGCCGATGGCTCGGACCAAGAATCGAAGCTGTTAAGGTGCCAGGAAATCATCGAGTATCAGTTCAAAGACGTCTCGTACCTACTTTCGGCGCTAACCCACGCTTCGGGTGCTACTCACCGACTGGCAAGCAACGAACGACTAGAATTCCTAGGTGATTCGGTACTGGGATTAACCGTTTGCCAATGGCTTTACGAGGATTACCCCGAGTACAACGAAGGCGATTTGACGAAAATCAAGTCCGCGGTGGTCAGTCGTCGCGCTTGCGGCAAGGTGGCCTGCCAATTGGGCCTAGATGAATGCCTTATCGTCGGCCGCGGTGTGACCAGAAACCGAAGCTATCCTCGTTCTCTGGTAAGCGACGTCTTCGAGTCGGTTGTTGCCGCCATCTATCTAGACGGGGGAATCGTCGTCGTTCGCGATCGACTCAAGAAATGGCTCGCCGGCGAGGTCAAGCGAGCCGTCGAAGGCCAAGGCGCCAACAACTACAAATCATCGCTGCAACAGTACGCGCAACGTGAACTTTCCAGCACCCCGGTGTATCGACTGGTTCGAGAATCCGGACCCGATCATCGCAAGTCGTTCTTGATTGCCGCTGTGATCGCGGACCGGCAATTCACTGCCGCCTGGGGCAGCAACAAGAAAGACGCCGAGCAAAATGCTGCTAGCAATGCGATGGCAGAACTTAACGGCCTGCCGTTGCCCTACCCCGAAAGCACCTAG
- a CDS encoding alpha/beta hydrolase, with protein sequence MHRWILVSLAATLSLHAWATEPVTADPVEPKPRAAESVAAGASANEPATDLDNGPVNGPVVVHPNVAYVGDDTGDSKANLCDIYLPPGPAPKDGFPVVVVVHGGGWISGDKWTLEGYSRLLARNGIASITINYRLAPTYPFPAQVDDVRSALIWVRSHKDEYHLDLSRLGLFGYSAGGHLSLLVASLADEPSQTQLSASEWAPSDARWGQLPEIACVCVGGPPCDFRSLPLDNTAMAYFLGGSKREKPVAYVAASPIAHVSSNDPPTYIIHGDKDLIVPIEGARKFHQSQIQADIESHLEVMPGQGHMITFINPKTSQRVVEFFRKRWLAAE encoded by the coding sequence ATGCATCGCTGGATTCTTGTTAGTTTGGCTGCCACTTTGTCGCTTCACGCATGGGCGACTGAGCCCGTTACGGCTGATCCGGTTGAGCCCAAACCAAGGGCGGCTGAATCAGTCGCCGCCGGAGCTTCCGCCAATGAACCGGCTACCGATCTGGATAATGGACCGGTTAATGGACCAGTTGTCGTTCATCCCAACGTGGCATACGTCGGCGATGACACCGGGGATTCAAAAGCAAACCTTTGCGACATCTATCTTCCCCCGGGACCGGCTCCCAAAGATGGATTTCCCGTTGTGGTAGTGGTTCACGGCGGGGGCTGGATCAGTGGTGACAAATGGACACTCGAAGGCTACTCGCGTCTGCTTGCCCGAAACGGAATCGCGTCGATCACGATCAACTACCGGTTAGCGCCCACCTACCCGTTCCCTGCTCAGGTGGACGATGTTCGCTCCGCATTGATTTGGGTGCGATCGCACAAGGATGAATACCACTTGGACCTCTCACGCCTAGGCTTATTCGGATACTCAGCAGGCGGACACCTATCGTTGTTGGTCGCATCCCTGGCCGACGAACCATCTCAGACACAACTCAGCGCTAGCGAGTGGGCACCATCGGATGCACGTTGGGGACAATTGCCCGAGATCGCGTGCGTTTGCGTAGGCGGTCCGCCCTGTGACTTTCGTTCTTTACCGCTCGACAACACAGCGATGGCATACTTCCTTGGCGGATCCAAGCGAGAAAAGCCAGTCGCCTATGTTGCCGCTTCACCCATTGCACACGTCTCGTCGAATGACCCACCGACGTACATCATTCATGGCGACAAAGACTTGATCGTGCCAATCGAAGGCGCCAGGAAGTTCCATCAATCGCAAATTCAGGCGGACATCGAATCCCATTTGGAAGTGATGCCCGGTCAAGGCCATATGATCACGTTCATCAATCCAAAGACGAGCCAACGCGTGGTTGAGTTCTTCCGCAAACGATGGCTTGCCGCCGAATAA
- the ribA gene encoding GTP cyclohydrolase II gives MTVELNSVDEAVEAIRRGEVVIVVDAEDRENEGDYICAAEKATPEVVNFMLSGRGQLCVSILPEVAKRLELNPVVVQNDAPLKTAFLTPIDIRTAKTGITAKERSETIQRMASSECTVDDFVRPGHVYPLLAKQGGVLRRAGHTEAAVDLARMAGLHPAAALCEVLSDSGDRATREDLGNIAVKHDLKIISIEQLIAHRRVSEKLVSRSAEAPLPTNYGDYTIIVYDVQYEAQEPVALVFGDLTADGPAPLVRMHSSCFTGDLVASLRCDCGDQLHMALDMIAKEGRGALVYLPQEGRGIGLAQKIRAYALQDQGLDTVEANHALGFKADMRDYGIGLQILKDLGLSEIRLLTNNPKKTEAFNLRGFDLRVVDQVPIVSQVNQHNQRYLETKRAKMGHRLPEIDSPLSKDS, from the coding sequence ATGACCGTCGAATTGAACTCCGTTGACGAAGCGGTGGAAGCGATCCGTCGCGGCGAAGTCGTCATCGTGGTGGACGCGGAAGACCGTGAAAACGAAGGCGACTACATTTGCGCTGCTGAAAAAGCGACGCCCGAAGTCGTTAATTTTATGCTCTCGGGACGCGGACAGCTTTGTGTTTCGATTCTGCCCGAAGTCGCCAAGCGATTGGAACTCAATCCTGTCGTGGTGCAGAACGATGCCCCATTGAAAACCGCGTTTTTGACACCCATTGATATCCGGACGGCCAAGACAGGCATTACGGCGAAAGAACGCAGCGAGACGATCCAACGAATGGCTTCGTCGGAATGTACCGTCGATGATTTTGTTCGCCCGGGGCATGTGTATCCGTTGTTGGCCAAGCAAGGCGGCGTCCTGCGTCGAGCCGGGCACACCGAAGCGGCCGTGGATCTGGCTCGCATGGCTGGGTTGCATCCCGCAGCCGCCCTGTGCGAGGTTTTGTCGGATTCAGGTGACCGGGCCACTCGCGAAGACCTTGGGAACATCGCGGTCAAGCACGACCTAAAGATCATCAGTATCGAACAATTGATCGCCCATCGACGGGTCAGCGAGAAACTTGTCAGCCGATCAGCCGAGGCGCCGCTGCCAACGAACTATGGCGACTACACGATCATCGTGTATGACGTTCAGTATGAGGCTCAGGAACCAGTCGCACTCGTCTTTGGTGACCTGACCGCGGATGGGCCTGCACCGCTTGTTCGGATGCATAGCAGTTGCTTCACCGGTGACCTGGTCGCATCGCTGCGATGCGATTGTGGCGATCAATTGCACATGGCGTTAGATATGATCGCTAAAGAGGGGCGTGGGGCATTGGTTTACTTGCCCCAGGAAGGCCGTGGTATCGGATTGGCTCAAAAAATCAGGGCCTACGCTCTGCAAGATCAAGGGCTCGATACCGTCGAAGCGAATCATGCTCTCGGCTTCAAAGCTGACATGCGCGACTATGGCATTGGCCTGCAAATTTTGAAAGATCTTGGGCTAAGCGAGATTCGTTTGTTGACGAACAATCCCAAAAAGACAGAAGCGTTCAATTTGCGCGGATTCGATTTGCGAGTTGTTGATCAAGTGCCAATTGTTTCTCAGGTGAACCAGCACAACCAAAGGTATCTGGAAACCAAGCGAGCGAAGATGGGGCATCGTTTGCCAGAAATCGATTCGCCACTCTCGAAAGACTCGTGA
- a CDS encoding esterase-like activity of phytase family protein, protein MVWNSAAKFGFVSFIGLLAVTLCENDASAASPNIELIGTATISGTAVDATGETAALVDGSPANRMGGWSGMEWSGQGNRFFLLADRGAGDGLVDYQCRYHEVELECDEKTRQIQFRTISTQTIAGADGCPIVGSLTAHASDLVKHACTAMDPEGLRILANGDFLICEEYGPRLAVVGRDGLVRREFVTADTFRLLSDKPGEATHGAFPNRAWEGVAITPSGNRIVAALQGPLIQDAEVVNGWLTGQDCRFAAYDQTGKPTEQWIYRLDSSNVGLSEILAVDEERFLVIERDGGHGDDAKIKRVYLADVGEAADVSDTDDLITTKACERQAITKTLFLDFLDPRFSIRDEKPEGMCWGEPLEDGRRTLWVCWDNDFEPTRNSLIACFAISDVPSLGKVSLQSDVRTQSSKLDR, encoded by the coding sequence ATGGTTTGGAATTCTGCAGCGAAGTTTGGATTTGTATCGTTCATTGGCCTTTTGGCAGTAACCCTCTGCGAAAACGATGCATCCGCTGCCTCGCCCAACATCGAACTGATCGGTACCGCGACGATATCGGGTACCGCAGTAGATGCCACTGGCGAAACGGCTGCCCTCGTTGACGGCAGTCCTGCCAACCGCATGGGTGGTTGGTCTGGAATGGAGTGGTCCGGTCAAGGGAATCGCTTTTTCTTGCTGGCCGATCGAGGAGCCGGTGATGGACTAGTGGACTACCAATGTCGTTACCACGAAGTGGAACTAGAGTGCGATGAGAAAACTCGCCAGATTCAGTTTCGAACCATATCGACTCAAACCATTGCGGGTGCGGACGGATGTCCAATCGTTGGTTCATTGACCGCTCACGCAAGCGATCTTGTAAAACATGCCTGCACTGCGATGGATCCCGAAGGTCTTCGTATCCTGGCCAACGGTGACTTTTTGATTTGTGAAGAATACGGACCTCGTCTAGCGGTCGTTGGTCGTGATGGGTTAGTCCGTCGAGAGTTCGTTACCGCTGACACCTTTCGTTTGCTGTCGGACAAACCCGGCGAAGCCACCCACGGCGCGTTTCCCAACCGAGCCTGGGAAGGTGTTGCCATCACTCCCTCAGGCAATCGAATCGTCGCGGCTCTTCAGGGGCCGTTGATTCAAGACGCCGAAGTCGTCAATGGTTGGTTGACCGGCCAAGATTGTCGCTTTGCTGCTTACGACCAAACGGGCAAACCGACTGAGCAATGGATTTATCGCCTTGATAGTTCAAACGTTGGTTTGAGCGAAATTTTGGCCGTCGATGAAGAACGTTTCTTGGTTATTGAACGCGATGGTGGACATGGCGACGACGCAAAGATCAAGCGTGTCTATCTTGCCGACGTGGGTGAGGCTGCGGATGTCAGCGATACCGATGATTTGATCACGACTAAAGCTTGCGAACGTCAAGCGATCACGAAGACGTTGTTCTTGGACTTTCTTGACCCGCGTTTCTCGATTCGCGATGAGAAACCCGAAGGAATGTGTTGGGGTGAACCTCTGGAAGACGGTCGGCGAACTTTGTGGGTTTGTTGGGACAATGATTTCGAACCGACCCGGAACTCACTGATCGCCTGCTTTGCGATTTCAGACGTTCCTTCCTTGGGGAAGGTGTCGCTGCAAAGCGACGTTCGTACTCAGAGTTCAAAACTGGATCGTTAA
- a CDS encoding alkaline phosphatase yields the protein MTLFNRLGLYLVLLCFCFDTSWSQDVASAPKAGGEIGVPSKTENENSDTKPLDATESESETTEPKPDRFNTGDLMRDMQSQSMRDQKAVYGHWGNQSGKFSNWTNHSNRLIPVYTFGITLDSWRDQGSPYADADRLKQLYGLVPEHTLNPSAMYFDQTDIYRLQKTALDAGYTNIILMVFDGMDWQTTQAASIYKQGRVAYQSGRGTGLAIQDERQTITDFGLVVTSPLLTGAKFDVNSQTVLSGKQPSTGGFNRTRGGDAPWHEQKGRDYLMGLDREEPHGVTDSASSATSLTTGVKTFNGSINVAADGTFLTPIARELQAATEMKVGVVTSVPVSHATPGAAYANNVSRKDYQDIARDMIGLPSSSHREDPLPGLDVLIGTGHGVGTKSDSNQGDNFATGNKYLHERDVDKVNIENGGKYVVAKRTSGTSGRKVLMKAAEQAADNDQRLLGFFGLEHLPFQTADGDYKPTFDVAGTEKYSDADLHENPTLAEMTAAALTVLERSIDGFWLMIECGDVDWANHANNLDNSIGAVLSGDEAFQVVTKWVDDNRAWDVTAVIVTADHGHYLVIDDPQKIAEAGSKAKAKTKAQSQKP from the coding sequence ATGACATTATTCAACCGACTCGGTCTTTACCTCGTCCTGCTTTGTTTCTGCTTTGATACGTCTTGGTCTCAAGATGTGGCCAGCGCACCGAAGGCCGGTGGTGAAATCGGTGTGCCCAGCAAAACCGAGAATGAAAACTCGGACACCAAGCCTCTCGACGCGACAGAATCCGAAAGTGAAACGACCGAGCCGAAACCTGATCGCTTCAACACAGGGGATCTGATGCGGGACATGCAGTCGCAGTCCATGCGTGACCAAAAAGCGGTCTATGGACACTGGGGAAATCAAAGCGGCAAATTCAGCAATTGGACCAATCACAGCAACCGCTTGATTCCCGTCTATACCTTCGGCATCACGCTAGATTCGTGGCGAGACCAGGGCAGTCCGTACGCTGACGCCGATCGGCTTAAGCAACTTTATGGGTTGGTACCCGAACACACGCTTAATCCCTCGGCAATGTACTTTGATCAAACCGATATCTATCGGCTGCAAAAGACAGCGTTGGACGCGGGATACACCAACATTATTTTGATGGTGTTTGATGGGATGGATTGGCAAACGACCCAGGCAGCGTCAATCTACAAGCAAGGTAGGGTTGCCTACCAAAGCGGACGAGGAACCGGTTTGGCCATCCAGGATGAGCGGCAAACGATTACCGACTTCGGCCTCGTTGTTACCAGTCCGTTGTTGACGGGCGCCAAATTCGATGTCAATTCGCAAACCGTCTTAAGCGGCAAACAACCTTCCACCGGTGGTTTCAACCGTACGCGAGGGGGTGACGCTCCCTGGCACGAACAGAAAGGTCGCGACTATTTGATGGGCCTTGATCGCGAAGAACCGCACGGCGTCACCGATTCGGCATCCTCGGCAACGAGTTTAACTACCGGTGTAAAGACCTTTAATGGTTCTATCAATGTTGCCGCCGATGGAACCTTCTTGACCCCGATTGCGAGAGAGCTTCAAGCCGCCACCGAGATGAAGGTCGGTGTTGTCACGAGCGTACCCGTTAGTCACGCGACTCCCGGCGCCGCCTACGCCAACAACGTTTCGCGAAAGGACTATCAAGACATCGCACGTGATATGATCGGCTTGCCTTCGTCGTCCCATCGCGAAGATCCGCTTCCCGGTCTTGATGTGTTAATTGGCACTGGTCACGGTGTAGGTACGAAATCTGACTCGAACCAAGGCGACAATTTTGCCACGGGCAACAAGTACCTTCACGAACGCGATGTCGATAAGGTCAACATCGAAAACGGTGGAAAGTACGTGGTCGCCAAACGCACCTCGGGCACGTCGGGAAGAAAAGTGTTGATGAAGGCCGCCGAACAGGCCGCCGACAATGATCAACGGTTGCTTGGGTTCTTCGGGTTGGAACACTTGCCTTTCCAAACCGCAGATGGCGACTACAAACCAACGTTTGATGTTGCGGGAACCGAAAAATACAGCGATGCAGACCTTCATGAAAATCCGACGCTTGCCGAGATGACGGCGGCCGCGTTGACGGTTCTCGAACGCAGCATCGATGGGTTCTGGTTGATGATTGAATGCGGGGACGTGGACTGGGCCAATCACGCCAACAATCTTGACAACTCGATCGGCGCAGTACTCAGCGGCGATGAAGCTTTCCAAGTTGTGACAAAGTGGGTCGACGACAACAGGGCTTGGGACGTCACCGCCGTGATTGTCACCGCCGACCACGGGCATTATTTGGTCATTGACGACCCCCAGAAAATCGCTGAAGCGGGATCCAAAGCAAAGGCAAAGACAAAGGCGCAAAGTCAGAAGCCTTAG
- a CDS encoding Gfo/Idh/MocA family protein has translation MRVGIVGVGFMSWIHYLAYQQSSQAELVAFCSRDDKKRSGDWRGIQGNFGPPGEQIDVSKMNVFASIDEMLKDDSIDVIDVCLPPSLHADVIRACYAAGKTVFCEKPLALNYDTAHALANEAKPGQLMVAHVLPLMNEFALVYQAAQDGRYGKPIAGRFKRTISPPDWIPDFYDPKTVGGPLVDLHVHDAHLIRVLFGMPTAAHCVCTRKDGVPKYYETVFAFEESDRVVSCGGGVMDSPARPFTHGYEVTFEKATIQFEFAAYADGSTAHIPVTVLHNDGTLDRPDLGDGDPIAAFLREVDLVATCFHSKNMSPILDPKMAADALKICEMQM, from the coding sequence ATGCGTGTTGGAATCGTTGGCGTGGGATTCATGAGCTGGATCCATTACTTGGCCTATCAGCAAAGCAGTCAAGCCGAGCTGGTGGCGTTTTGTAGCCGTGACGATAAGAAACGAAGTGGCGATTGGCGTGGAATTCAGGGCAATTTTGGTCCTCCCGGCGAGCAGATCGACGTTTCAAAGATGAATGTGTTTGCTTCGATCGATGAAATGCTAAAGGACGATTCGATTGACGTGATCGACGTCTGCTTGCCTCCGTCGCTACACGCCGATGTTATCCGTGCTTGCTACGCCGCTGGCAAAACGGTGTTTTGCGAGAAGCCTTTGGCACTCAATTACGACACTGCACACGCGCTGGCCAACGAAGCTAAGCCAGGGCAATTGATGGTTGCTCACGTTCTACCGCTGATGAACGAGTTCGCGTTGGTCTATCAGGCCGCGCAGGACGGCCGCTACGGAAAGCCAATTGCCGGTCGGTTCAAGCGAACGATCTCGCCGCCCGACTGGATTCCGGATTTCTATGACCCCAAGACTGTGGGTGGTCCGCTCGTGGACCTACACGTTCACGACGCTCATTTGATACGAGTGCTCTTTGGCATGCCGACGGCTGCTCACTGCGTTTGCACACGTAAGGACGGCGTTCCCAAATACTATGAGACGGTGTTTGCGTTCGAGGAATCCGATCGAGTGGTCAGTTGCGGTGGTGGCGTGATGGATTCTCCGGCTCGTCCGTTTACCCACGGTTACGAAGTCACGTTTGAGAAGGCCACCATTCAATTTGAGTTTGCCGCCTACGCCGACGGCAGCACGGCTCATATCCCAGTCACGGTGTTGCACAACGATGGTACGTTGGATCGTCCCGACTTAGGGGACGGGGATCCGATCGCCGCTTTCCTTCGAGAAGTCGACTTGGTAGCCACATGCTTTCATAGCAAGAACATGTCTCCGATTCTCGATCCGAAAATGGCTGCCGACGCCTTGAAGATTTGCGAAATGCAAATGTGA
- a CDS encoding outer membrane protein assembly factor BamB family protein, giving the protein MSVRLIHNSIVTATFLGAVAVSLSLASMHTQVRAETWPSWRGENGDNHASSETDAPIRWNIDTGENVLWQTKIPGRGHSSPIVVAESIFLTTADANEKTQSLVKINRKSGRLMNSWVLHRGTLPAQIHSNNSYASPTPAFDGEDLFVVFHTDDAIMLSKVTIEGRVVWQKRVSRFEPSRFQFGYGASPLIHDDLVIVAAEYDGPDSGLYALDRNSGVERWKVPRPSNLNFASPIAATIAGTRQVLLAGAEMITSYDPVTGRKLWSVDESTEAICGTAVWDGRRVMISGGNPASGTWCVSGDGTEKQLWNNGVKCYEQSLLTIDNFVFAVADSGVAYCWRTSDGKEMWKKRLFGGGISSSPLLVQDRFYFASEAGEMFIIKAIPDRFELLATHQVGDSMFASPVAVDNQLYLRFAKGSGGQRQEYLAAIGVLTANGSAD; this is encoded by the coding sequence ATGTCAGTCAGACTGATTCACAACTCAATCGTGACCGCCACTTTTCTGGGGGCGGTCGCCGTTAGCTTGTCTTTAGCAAGCATGCACACCCAGGTTCGCGCCGAAACATGGCCAAGTTGGCGAGGGGAAAACGGCGACAACCATGCGTCGTCCGAAACCGATGCACCGATTCGGTGGAACATCGATACCGGCGAAAATGTCCTCTGGCAGACAAAGATACCCGGCCGTGGGCACTCCTCGCCCATCGTCGTGGCGGAGTCCATTTTCTTGACGACAGCGGATGCAAACGAAAAGACGCAGTCCCTTGTGAAAATTAATCGCAAGTCCGGACGATTGATGAACTCATGGGTTTTGCACCGAGGAACTCTGCCGGCCCAAATTCATTCCAACAATTCGTATGCCTCGCCAACTCCGGCATTCGATGGTGAAGATTTGTTTGTGGTTTTTCACACTGACGATGCAATCATGCTTTCGAAGGTGACCATCGAGGGCCGAGTGGTTTGGCAAAAACGCGTATCCCGCTTTGAACCGTCGCGTTTTCAATTTGGTTATGGCGCTAGTCCATTGATTCATGATGACCTTGTGATCGTGGCAGCCGAATACGATGGCCCCGATAGCGGACTCTACGCGTTAGACCGTAACTCGGGCGTCGAACGTTGGAAGGTACCTCGTCCAAGCAATTTGAATTTTGCTTCACCTATTGCGGCAACCATTGCTGGGACGCGTCAGGTTCTGTTGGCCGGAGCCGAGATGATCACATCTTACGATCCGGTGACGGGACGCAAATTGTGGTCTGTCGACGAAAGCACTGAAGCCATTTGCGGCACTGCCGTCTGGGATGGCCGACGAGTGATGATTAGCGGTGGGAACCCCGCTTCGGGAACTTGGTGCGTCAGCGGCGACGGAACGGAGAAACAGCTATGGAACAATGGTGTGAAGTGCTACGAGCAGTCGCTTTTGACGATCGATAACTTCGTGTTTGCTGTTGCCGACAGCGGTGTGGCGTATTGCTGGCGAACGAGCGATGGCAAAGAAATGTGGAAGAAGCGTTTATTTGGTGGCGGAATCAGCTCTTCGCCGCTGTTGGTGCAAGACCGTTTCTATTTCGCTTCAGAGGCTGGGGAGATGTTCATCATCAAGGCTATCCCTGATCGTTTTGAACTCTTGGCCACCCACCAAGTTGGCGATTCCATGTTTGCCAGTCCCGTGGCGGTCGACAACCAGCTTTATCTGCGATTTGCAAAGGGAAGCGGCGGACAACGACAAGAATATCTGGCTGCGATTGGCGTCCTAACAGCAAATGGGTCTGCCGATTAA